In the Paenibacillus sp. FSL H7-0357 genome, one interval contains:
- a CDS encoding acyl carrier protein has translation MNHEEIKAQVTTFLTRSLRTKELKEDDNILELGLVHSLFMIQLIMFIEKTFHLELEEEDLDMDNIKTVHDLVVLIERHQPTGAEI, from the coding sequence ATGAATCATGAGGAAATCAAAGCACAGGTGACTACATTTCTTACCCGCTCGCTGCGTACCAAGGAACTTAAGGAGGACGATAACATCCTGGAGCTGGGCCTTGTGCATTCCCTGTTCATGATCCAGTTGATTATGTTCATCGAGAAGACCTTTCATCTGGAGCTGGAAGAAGAGGATTTGGATATGGACAATATCAAGACAGTCCACGATCTGGTAGTTCTGATTGAACGCCATCAACCTACGGGAGCTGAAATCTAA
- a CDS encoding 3-hydroxyacyl-CoA dehydrogenase family protein produces MEQRIGVVGSGVMGSGVAQVFAQGGYDTVVVDISEAQMRRTREKIRESLRFQKMMTGVAPRERAEVVLDRIHFTQEIEDLAACSFVVENVTESWEIKQTVYEQLNKVCAKDCILGVNTSAISITRVAALVERPERVVGIHFMNPVPLKPMVEVIKGYHTTPETLQMTQEMLGTLGKQSVVVDDSVGFVTNRAMMIFVNEAIFMVQEQVASSEDIDILFKQCFGHKMGPLQTADLIGLDTILKSLDVLYEGYNDSKYRPCPLLKKMVDAGLHGMKSGQGFYSYN; encoded by the coding sequence ATGGAACAGAGGATTGGCGTTGTAGGCTCAGGTGTGATGGGAAGCGGCGTAGCCCAGGTCTTCGCTCAAGGAGGGTACGACACGGTAGTTGTAGATATATCCGAAGCGCAGATGCGCCGAACCCGGGAGAAGATCCGGGAGAGCCTTCGTTTTCAGAAAATGATGACGGGCGTGGCCCCGCGGGAACGTGCCGAGGTGGTGCTGGACCGCATCCACTTCACCCAGGAGATCGAAGACCTCGCTGCGTGTTCGTTCGTGGTGGAGAATGTGACCGAGAGCTGGGAAATCAAGCAGACGGTATACGAACAGCTTAACAAGGTCTGCGCGAAGGATTGTATTCTGGGGGTCAACACGTCGGCGATTTCAATCACACGAGTTGCCGCATTGGTGGAACGCCCCGAGCGGGTTGTCGGGATTCATTTCATGAATCCGGTGCCGCTCAAACCTATGGTAGAAGTCATCAAAGGATACCATACCACCCCGGAGACGCTGCAGATGACGCAGGAAATGCTGGGAACCCTCGGCAAGCAAAGTGTAGTCGTTGACGACTCGGTCGGGTTTGTGACGAACCGGGCGATGATGATTTTTGTCAATGAGGCCATCTTCATGGTGCAGGAGCAGGTGGCTTCCTCGGAGGACATTGATATTTTGTTCAAACAGTGTTTCGGGCACAAGATGGGCCCCTTGCAGACAGCCGACCTCATTGGTCTGGACACCATTCTCAAGTCACTTGATGTGCTGTACGAAGGTTATAACGACAGTAAATACCGCCCTTGTCCCTTGCTCAAAAAAATGGTCGATGCCGGGCTTCACGGTATGAAATCCGGTCAGGGTTTTTATTCTTACAATTGA
- a CDS encoding acyl-CoA dehydrogenase family protein gives MTTPLKATSVPTALAIRQFVDTHILPQAAQMDQEQEIPRALFTEMAAEGLTGLAIPEKYGGTAVDYATLGAIHEELGRGYASVQNACTVFGMVCKPLARFGSEAQKQKWLPAIAAGRVIPAIAITEPMVGSDIAKLETEAVQEDGQIILNGRKKYITLGQIADLFLVFARLNGRGVAVLVERGTPGLQIDPMRGLMGLRANMVAELTFEHCSVPVDNLVGKIGFGFTHVANYALDEGRYTTACGSVGLAQACLEQSIQYAGERFQFGEPLRKHQLVQKMLSEMITESKAARELCAAAGRLREQGDPAAITETLVAKYHASKTAVHAADHALQIHGASGCMSGNPVERFYRDAKIMEIIEGTSQMHELQIARTFRL, from the coding sequence ATGACTACGCCGCTAAAAGCGACCTCCGTCCCTACCGCCCTTGCCATCCGCCAGTTTGTTGACACGCACATCCTGCCGCAGGCCGCCCAGATGGATCAGGAGCAGGAGATTCCGCGCGCATTGTTCACTGAGATGGCAGCCGAAGGACTTACAGGCCTTGCGATTCCAGAAAAATATGGGGGAACTGCCGTCGACTACGCCACACTTGGCGCCATTCATGAGGAGTTGGGCCGCGGATATGCCTCGGTGCAGAATGCCTGTACTGTGTTCGGCATGGTCTGCAAACCGCTGGCGCGATTTGGGTCGGAAGCCCAGAAGCAAAAATGGCTGCCCGCCATCGCGGCTGGCAGGGTAATTCCGGCGATTGCAATCACCGAACCGATGGTGGGCAGCGATATTGCCAAGCTGGAGACGGAAGCGGTTCAGGAAGATGGACAAATCATCCTGAATGGCCGCAAAAAGTATATCACGCTCGGGCAAATCGCCGATTTGTTCCTGGTGTTCGCCCGCTTGAACGGGCGCGGGGTCGCTGTACTGGTGGAACGGGGAACTCCCGGTTTGCAGATTGATCCAATGCGGGGGCTGATGGGGCTGAGAGCCAATATGGTTGCCGAGCTGACCTTCGAGCATTGCAGTGTGCCTGTGGATAATTTGGTTGGCAAAATCGGCTTCGGCTTCACTCATGTGGCGAACTATGCGCTGGACGAAGGCCGTTACACCACCGCCTGCGGCAGCGTCGGGTTGGCACAGGCCTGTCTGGAGCAAAGCATCCAGTATGCCGGTGAGCGGTTCCAGTTCGGTGAACCCCTACGCAAGCATCAGCTTGTGCAGAAGATGCTCAGCGAAATGATTACCGAGTCCAAAGCCGCCCGCGAGCTGTGTGCCGCCGCCGGGAGACTGCGGGAGCAGGGTGATCCGGCGGCCATCACAGAGACCTTGGTCGCCAAGTACCATGCTTCCAAAACGGCTGTCCATGCAGCAGATCATGCCCTGCAAATACACGGCGCTTCAGGCTGTATGAGCGGTAATCCGGTAGAACGGTTCTACCGGGATGCCAAGATTATGGAGATTATTGAGGGGACTTCACAGATGCATGAGCTGCAAATCGCACGCACCTTCCGTTTGTGA
- a CDS encoding type I polyketide synthase gives MSEETAETGLEIAIIGMSGKFPGADNIEDYWNLLMQGASSVTQFSFEELREQGISPERLSHPDYVKAKPYLGNVYDFDASLFGYAPWEAENMDPQIRLFHEIVYHALENSGYHPDRYDGQIGMYAGAPLDLKWTSDHLSRHGDGEDVLESGIVSSKDFLSQLISYKLNLTGPSYTLYTACSTSLAAVHLACQGLLLGDCNLAIAGGVTLEQPGKSGYLYQEGTIYSKSGVCRPFDSRADGTIFGEGAGAVVLKRLSEAIDDGDHIYAVIKGSSSNNDGRRKVGFAAPSLEGQKEVIRSAWNLADIEPDTAGYIETHGTGTKVGDPIEFTALQQVFGQESQHRPIGSVKGNIGHLHAAAGIAGLIKTALSLERQMIPPTANYAEPNPLLEMEKSSFYLSREPVAWPRGKLPRRAGISSFGVGGTNVHLVLEEPPIRALSEPAELPAVLLLSAKSPAALERMQGELADHLENKSSSVPLADVAFTLQMGRGQFKYRLACTAVQTEEAVRLLRGSEGVGMIRSSQERINRPVVFMFTGQGSQVMGMGAELYQRHLSYRQEVDRLSELLRPKLGLDIRRYIGVAEAEALTLAGTSSDSELDQTWLAQPALFVLEYALARAWMKLGVRPSHMVGHSIGEYVAATLAGVFTLEDALDIVVARGRLMQSAPGGMMLAAAIPASEAGRYVSADISLAAINQPGLCVFSGDEEKLRQRQEEWSRAGIFTTRLNTSHAFHSARMDAILEPFGEVLRSKHLNTPELPFYSCLTGEPVTSEMAVNPEYWTAQLRGTVNFSAMISGCLANEDNVLLEIGPGQTLCRLAKAQTGSDRLVLSSLGATAATSEAVVFVQTLSQLWLAGVPVQWEQLYPPQSRRRLPLPMYSFDRQTYLPRPTLPGPLRAATAEQDISLLYLPAWKQEPLPDAPNNTRSHPLTWLILRGEGRAVKRCTERLVEQGDRCIEVLAAAQYRRLAPDLIELNPVHAGDYQQLAGDLRRDGIVINRILHAWMLEEQPQPGIPSAAEMTGAAAAERGYLSLIHLVPALDKDLCGVQVQLTVAASRIFTIFGAGGGEAERRAILGPILTLGQEQPGWNGRLVDFQPEEPERRLTDKLWLELMSPPGTSIVAAYRGGTRLVQAFEPFTAPIHLGEPAIFPETAAATPGEVYLVVSAAGGAELIRSFLAARPGVEVIASEGLGSDQLRQAIAAAAGICGRIDGVVYEPELQALEWQTLAALSAAANPKVPSPRTFQELNKLLQSYDAEIGFGWLLSSLSSVVGGLGLTELAAAAGVLDAAAEDAGSGNIPWLSLSRDFIRNTPAPGPGITREQEYALYEQLWPIRGQISRAIISAQPPIFRLKIASEGQPLPAESHPSAHPYDAVGSRERPAYLGAYKPPVTEQEAIICEIIAELLGVHPVGVDDHFYDLGGHSLLLTRLLSRIKDVFRAELPLRTVMENPTVEGMIHSLVSEWGDAGTVADIADAYREYQRLTYEGVQ, from the coding sequence ATGAGTGAAGAGACCGCAGAGACCGGACTTGAGATTGCCATCATTGGCATGAGCGGTAAATTCCCGGGCGCGGATAATATCGAGGATTATTGGAATCTGCTGATGCAGGGCGCATCCTCCGTAACCCAATTCAGCTTCGAAGAGCTTCGGGAACAAGGGATTTCTCCAGAACGTTTGAGCCATCCTGATTACGTCAAAGCGAAGCCTTACCTGGGCAACGTATACGATTTTGATGCTTCTTTATTCGGATATGCTCCATGGGAAGCCGAGAACATGGACCCCCAGATCCGTCTGTTCCACGAAATTGTCTATCATGCGCTAGAGAATTCGGGCTATCACCCCGACCGCTATGACGGCCAAATTGGCATGTATGCCGGAGCCCCGCTCGACCTGAAATGGACGAGTGATCATCTGTCCCGTCACGGAGACGGAGAAGATGTGCTGGAGTCGGGCATCGTGTCGAGTAAGGATTTCTTAAGCCAACTGATTTCCTACAAGCTCAATCTGACGGGACCCAGCTACACCCTGTACACCGCCTGTTCAACCTCACTCGCAGCAGTCCATCTGGCTTGCCAGGGTCTCCTGCTTGGAGACTGCAATCTGGCTATTGCCGGAGGGGTAACGCTGGAGCAGCCGGGCAAGTCGGGTTATCTCTACCAGGAGGGCACTATTTATTCTAAAAGTGGCGTTTGCCGCCCTTTTGACAGCCGGGCCGATGGCACCATCTTCGGAGAAGGCGCAGGCGCGGTGGTGCTTAAGCGCCTCTCGGAAGCTATAGATGACGGCGACCATATCTATGCCGTGATTAAAGGCTCGTCGAGCAACAATGACGGGCGTCGAAAAGTAGGCTTTGCCGCCCCCAGCCTGGAGGGCCAGAAGGAGGTCATCCGCTCGGCCTGGAACCTTGCAGATATTGAACCGGATACCGCCGGTTACATCGAAACCCACGGTACCGGCACCAAAGTCGGTGACCCGATTGAATTTACCGCCTTACAGCAAGTGTTCGGGCAGGAGAGCCAGCACCGGCCCATCGGCTCGGTCAAGGGCAACATCGGACATCTTCATGCTGCTGCCGGGATTGCCGGCTTGATCAAGACCGCTTTGTCTCTGGAACGGCAGATGATTCCGCCGACAGCCAATTATGCTGAACCCAATCCGCTGCTGGAGATGGAGAAGTCGTCCTTTTACCTCAGCCGGGAACCCGTGGCGTGGCCTAGAGGGAAGCTGCCGCGCCGCGCAGGCATCAGTTCGTTTGGCGTTGGCGGCACCAATGTCCATCTGGTTCTCGAGGAGCCGCCAATCCGGGCGCTCAGTGAGCCGGCGGAGCTTCCGGCTGTTCTGCTTCTCTCGGCCAAAAGCCCTGCTGCCCTGGAGCGGATGCAAGGCGAATTGGCAGACCATTTGGAGAACAAGTCAAGTAGCGTACCGCTGGCCGATGTTGCGTTCACGCTGCAAATGGGACGGGGGCAATTCAAATACCGGCTAGCCTGTACTGCAGTGCAGACGGAAGAGGCTGTCCGCCTTCTAAGAGGTTCTGAAGGTGTTGGAATGATTCGATCTTCTCAGGAGCGTATCAACCGTCCGGTGGTGTTCATGTTCACGGGCCAAGGCTCGCAAGTCATGGGGATGGGCGCAGAGCTGTACCAGCGCCATCTGTCCTATCGCCAGGAAGTGGACCGGCTGTCGGAGCTGCTGCGGCCGAAGCTTGGCCTTGATATCCGCCGCTATATCGGCGTGGCGGAGGCAGAAGCTCTGACTCTTGCCGGCACTTCCTCCGATTCGGAGCTGGACCAGACCTGGCTTGCTCAGCCCGCATTGTTCGTTTTGGAATATGCGCTTGCCCGTGCCTGGATGAAGCTTGGTGTCCGCCCTTCACACATGGTGGGACACAGCATAGGGGAATATGTTGCGGCAACACTCGCCGGGGTCTTCACCCTTGAGGATGCTCTCGATATTGTTGTGGCTCGCGGACGACTGATGCAGTCCGCTCCAGGTGGAATGATGTTAGCCGCAGCTATTCCTGCATCTGAAGCTGGCCGGTATGTCAGTGCAGACATATCGCTCGCAGCTATTAACCAGCCGGGGTTATGCGTATTCTCAGGCGACGAAGAAAAGCTGCGGCAGCGTCAGGAGGAGTGGAGCCGAGCGGGGATTTTCACGACAAGGCTGAACACCTCTCACGCATTCCACTCTGCACGGATGGATGCCATTCTGGAGCCGTTCGGCGAAGTGCTCCGCTCCAAACACCTGAATACACCCGAGCTGCCGTTCTATTCCTGTCTGACCGGGGAACCTGTCACTAGCGAGATGGCAGTGAATCCCGAGTATTGGACCGCGCAGCTTCGCGGGACGGTGAACTTCTCGGCGATGATCAGCGGCTGTCTAGCCAATGAGGACAATGTCTTACTTGAAATAGGCCCAGGCCAGACGTTATGCCGTCTGGCGAAAGCTCAGACCGGAAGTGACCGCCTGGTGCTGTCCAGCCTGGGAGCCACGGCAGCAACAAGTGAAGCAGTCGTTTTCGTGCAGACCTTGTCCCAGCTATGGCTGGCCGGGGTACCCGTCCAGTGGGAGCAGCTCTATCCGCCGCAGTCCCGCCGGCGGCTGCCCCTGCCTATGTACAGCTTTGACCGGCAGACCTATCTGCCTCGGCCAACGCTTCCAGGGCCGCTCCGGGCTGCAACGGCGGAGCAGGACATTTCCTTGCTCTACCTGCCTGCATGGAAGCAGGAGCCGCTCCCGGACGCACCAAATAATACCCGTTCGCATCCTCTAACCTGGCTCATTCTGCGGGGAGAAGGCCGGGCAGTCAAGCGATGTACAGAACGGCTTGTTGAACAGGGAGACCGCTGTATCGAGGTGCTGGCTGCCGCGCAGTATCGACGGCTAGCACCGGATCTGATCGAGCTGAATCCGGTCCATGCCGGGGATTACCAGCAGCTCGCCGGTGACCTGCGAAGGGACGGCATTGTCATCAACCGCATTCTCCATGCCTGGATGCTGGAAGAGCAGCCGCAGCCCGGAATTCCGTCCGCTGCAGAGATGACGGGAGCAGCAGCAGCCGAGCGCGGATACCTGTCGCTCATTCATCTAGTCCCTGCCCTGGATAAGGATCTCTGCGGAGTCCAAGTCCAGCTAACGGTGGCGGCCAGCCGGATCTTTACGATCTTCGGAGCAGGAGGAGGTGAGGCGGAACGACGGGCCATCCTTGGGCCGATCCTGACCTTGGGCCAGGAGCAGCCCGGCTGGAATGGCCGGCTGGTTGACTTCCAGCCTGAGGAGCCCGAAAGACGTCTGACAGACAAGCTTTGGCTGGAGCTAATGTCGCCCCCCGGCACTTCGATAGTAGCCGCTTACCGGGGCGGGACGCGGCTGGTGCAAGCTTTTGAACCATTTACAGCTCCAATCCATTTGGGAGAGCCTGCTATCTTCCCCGAAACAGCGGCAGCAACACCCGGGGAGGTTTATCTGGTTGTCTCTGCCGCTGGTGGCGCGGAGTTGATCCGCAGCTTTTTGGCAGCCCGGCCTGGTGTGGAGGTCATAGCGTCCGAAGGTCTAGGATCAGATCAGCTTCGTCAGGCCATTGCGGCAGCGGCTGGAATCTGCGGCCGGATTGACGGGGTGGTATACGAACCGGAGCTGCAAGCCTTGGAATGGCAGACACTTGCGGCGTTGTCTGCGGCGGCGAACCCCAAGGTTCCGTCGCCCCGCACCTTCCAGGAACTGAACAAGCTGCTGCAGAGCTATGATGCTGAGATCGGTTTTGGCTGGCTATTATCTTCCTTGTCTTCCGTAGTTGGCGGACTGGGCCTCACCGAACTGGCAGCGGCAGCAGGCGTGCTTGATGCCGCTGCGGAAGATGCGGGCAGCGGGAATATCCCCTGGCTGTCGCTGAGCCGGGATTTCATCCGCAACACTCCAGCCCCGGGTCCGGGCATTACCCGGGAACAGGAATATGCCTTATATGAGCAACTGTGGCCGATACGGGGACAGATCAGCCGGGCTATCATCTCTGCTCAGCCACCAATATTCCGGTTGAAGATCGCCTCAGAGGGACAGCCACTTCCGGCGGAATCCCATCCCTCCGCCCATCCTTACGATGCTGTGGGCAGTCGCGAGCGCCCGGCTTATCTCGGAGCATACAAACCTCCAGTGACGGAGCAGGAGGCTATCATCTGTGAGATTATCGCCGAACTGCTTGGAGTACATCCGGTAGGTGTGGATGACCATTTTTACGATTTGGGTGGACACTCGCTGCTTCTGACACGACTCCTGTCACGAATCAAGGATGTGTTTCGCGCCGAACTGCCGCTTCGTACCGTGATGGAGAATCCAACGGTGGAAGGGATGATCCACAGCCTGGTGAGCGAGTGGGGTGATGCCGGAACCGTAGCGGACATTGCAGATGCCTACCGGGAATATCAACGGCTGACCTATGAAGGTGTACAGTGA
- a CDS encoding non-ribosomal peptide synthetase, which produces MSLPTVENELLHKLCGFNDTAAPYSQDTTIVQQFEARVAEQPLAPAVYVKEAIYTYGELNRAANRLAHELRSSGAGNGSIVALMLERSFDMLVAIYGVLKAGAAYLPLDLESPPMRLQTMLSDSAPGWVITEGGLSRPSVLPATAEWVPLDSLADRDLPETNLPDGPEPGDLAYVIYTSGSTGNPKGVLVEHDALTNRIEWMQKTFPITHKDILFQKTVYTFDVSVWELVWWSTAGAAVCLLQPRKENDPRMFVRLIEKTGITVIHFVPSVLRLFLEYIGSDFALERLRSLRYVFCSGEALTVPLVSQFYHTFPPGQEVKLINLYGPTEAAIDVTYHVCERDALDQPVPIGRPIDNIRLYILRDDLTLASIGETGQLYISGVGLARGYLNQPQLTLERFVPNPYEPGQRMYRTGDLASWTMEGEVMYAGREDDQIKLRGLRIELGEVESCLLRAAHVKTAVAGVRIGDAGEQFLTAFVVAAVDAEPIPEQDKLRALRAELAMYLPAYAIPTEIIWMDGIPLKPNGKADRSLLLAIHGGKAAQS; this is translated from the coding sequence ATGAGTCTGCCTACTGTAGAGAACGAATTGCTGCATAAGCTGTGCGGCTTTAACGATACCGCTGCGCCTTATTCACAGGACACCACCATTGTCCAGCAGTTTGAAGCACGTGTGGCGGAGCAGCCGCTCGCACCTGCTGTATACGTGAAGGAGGCAATCTACACTTACGGGGAATTGAACCGTGCGGCGAACCGGCTGGCTCATGAGCTACGGTCAAGCGGTGCCGGAAACGGGTCGATTGTCGCCTTAATGCTTGAACGTTCTTTTGACATGCTGGTTGCCATATACGGAGTACTCAAAGCCGGAGCCGCGTATTTGCCGCTGGATCTGGAGAGTCCGCCTATGAGGCTGCAGACCATGCTGTCTGACAGCGCCCCGGGCTGGGTCATTACGGAGGGAGGCCTTTCCCGTCCGTCTGTGCTGCCTGCAACAGCAGAATGGGTCCCGCTAGATAGTCTGGCAGACCGTGATCTGCCCGAGACGAATCTGCCGGACGGACCAGAGCCAGGTGACCTGGCTTATGTAATTTATACTTCCGGTTCCACCGGCAACCCCAAGGGTGTGCTTGTGGAACATGATGCCTTGACCAACCGGATCGAATGGATGCAAAAAACCTTCCCCATTACCCACAAAGATATCCTGTTCCAAAAAACAGTGTATACGTTTGATGTCTCGGTCTGGGAACTGGTCTGGTGGTCAACCGCTGGCGCTGCGGTCTGTCTTCTGCAGCCTCGCAAAGAGAATGATCCGCGCATGTTCGTGAGACTGATCGAGAAAACAGGGATCACTGTCATTCATTTTGTTCCCTCCGTATTGCGTTTGTTCCTTGAATATATCGGCAGCGATTTTGCACTGGAACGCTTGCGCAGCCTGCGTTATGTCTTTTGCAGCGGAGAAGCGTTGACCGTCCCGCTGGTCAGTCAGTTCTATCATACCTTCCCGCCCGGACAAGAAGTGAAGTTGATCAATCTCTATGGTCCTACGGAAGCGGCGATTGATGTCACCTATCATGTCTGTGAACGGGATGCTCTGGACCAGCCAGTTCCCATCGGACGCCCCATTGACAACATCCGCTTGTATATTCTGAGGGATGATTTGACGCTTGCATCCATTGGAGAGACGGGACAGCTATATATCTCAGGTGTGGGTCTGGCACGCGGATATCTGAACCAGCCACAGCTAACGCTGGAGAGATTCGTGCCCAATCCCTATGAACCCGGACAGCGCATGTACCGTACAGGCGATCTCGCCTCATGGACTATGGAGGGGGAGGTCATGTACGCCGGACGGGAGGACGATCAGATCAAGCTGCGGGGACTCCGCATTGAGCTGGGTGAAGTGGAGAGTTGTTTGCTCCGTGCAGCCCATGTAAAAACCGCCGTTGCCGGGGTGCGCATAGGGGATGCCGGGGAACAATTCCTAACCGCCTTTGTGGTTGCAGCTGTAGACGCGGAGCCCATTCCGGAACAGGACAAGCTGCGGGCGCTGCGCGCCGAGCTTGCTATGTATTTGCCTGCGTATGCGATTCCGACAGAGATCATCTGGATGGATGGAATTCCACTGAAACCAAACGGCAAGGCAGACCGGAGCCTCCTGCTTGCCATCCACGGAGGTAAGGCCGCACAAAGCTAA
- a CDS encoding ACP S-malonyltransferase codes for MNNQADLALLFPGSGSQYKGMMRSLYESSRMVQDTLHEADDILGFELSRLMMEGSTVKLNRIGHMLPAICAASVAHYRLYREQGGPLPAYMAGHSLGEYSALICSGALSFRDGLMLVRFRARLAEAVMEATDGAMSIMKSVDPAQVALLCLKLQAEGREVSIACQNSRSQIAVSGQDAALVELEQRVTEASDNAQISHLIGSAPYHCALMQPRAAEMTEELLKYNWSLPACQLLSNVTGRPYTSIQEMRGLLAQQLYKPVLWQNSIMYLLENGVQTFIEMGPQNILKTLMPEISEQTRVYAHDEKVDRMTIRDHIAASSFTPVPRHKAETSPPAADLRLKAISMCLTHAMTTRNNNQADVPVMPSLELYTQVKQMKHELDQGEIALGEEHLALAISMLQAVFEDKRTPDSERELRWLQIKEKTGVERQAEITAIARREPE; via the coding sequence ATGAACAATCAAGCAGACCTGGCTTTATTATTCCCTGGATCAGGGTCCCAATATAAAGGAATGATGCGGAGCCTCTATGAATCCTCGCGCATGGTGCAGGACACCTTGCATGAGGCAGATGACATTCTCGGTTTTGAATTATCCCGGCTGATGATGGAGGGCAGTACGGTGAAGCTGAACCGAATCGGGCATATGCTGCCGGCTATCTGTGCGGCGAGTGTTGCCCATTACCGCCTATACCGGGAGCAAGGCGGACCGCTTCCAGCCTACATGGCGGGACACAGTCTGGGCGAATATTCCGCACTAATTTGCAGCGGTGCCTTGTCCTTCAGGGACGGGCTGATGCTGGTCCGCTTCCGTGCCCGACTGGCGGAAGCGGTTATGGAAGCCACGGACGGCGCCATGAGTATTATGAAATCGGTTGATCCTGCACAAGTCGCATTGCTGTGCCTGAAACTGCAAGCCGAGGGGCGGGAGGTCAGCATTGCCTGTCAGAACTCCCGCAGCCAGATCGCGGTTTCCGGTCAAGACGCTGCACTGGTCGAGCTGGAGCAGCGGGTAACAGAAGCGTCAGATAATGCACAGATCAGCCACTTGATCGGAAGCGCCCCTTATCATTGTGCTCTAATGCAGCCGAGAGCCGCTGAAATGACGGAGGAACTGCTCAAGTATAACTGGAGCCTTCCGGCATGTCAGCTTCTGTCCAATGTAACCGGACGGCCTTATACATCTATCCAGGAGATGCGGGGGCTGCTGGCGCAGCAGCTATACAAACCGGTGCTGTGGCAGAACTCCATCATGTATCTGCTGGAGAACGGTGTTCAGACATTCATTGAAATGGGTCCGCAAAACATCCTCAAAACACTGATGCCCGAAATTTCTGAGCAGACCCGTGTATATGCCCATGATGAAAAGGTGGACCGGATGACCATTAGAGATCACATAGCCGCTTCTTCATTCACTCCTGTGCCCAGGCACAAGGCTGAGACAAGCCCGCCTGCCGCAGATTTGCGGCTTAAAGCAATAAGCATGTGTCTCACCCATGCCATGACCACCCGCAATAACAACCAGGCTGATGTTCCGGTTATGCCGTCCTTGGAGCTGTATACGCAAGTCAAACAGATGAAGCATGAGCTTGATCAAGGGGAAATAGCACTTGGAGAAGAGCATCTTGCCCTGGCAATATCCATGCTGCAGGCCGTGTTTGAAGATAAGCGTACCCCGGACAGTGAACGGGAGCTTCGATGGCTGCAGATCAAGGAAAAGACCGGTGTGGAGCGGCAAGCAGAGATTACTGCCATTGCAAGGAGGGAACCGGAATGA